acacacacacacacacacacacaatctagGGATTAGCTTACTTAAGTGAGTGAAATATTGTGAGTTTGGACTGCAAAATTATATTTTCATCCCCAACGGGGTATTTTGTAACAGAAAaaaggaattatattcataatttcGTTCAAAATGTCGCCGAAGTTAAGGCAATAGTGTCATCCATCTTAAACTGAAAAAGAATTATGTACACTGGAATATTGATTTCAGGGGATATACATTGGAACTTTCTTCTAATTAACATACATTCGCACAGATGAGAGCTGCTTCACCAATGGGTACCTGGACACCCCCGTGGACTGGATCACTGGCATGATCAGTAACCTCCGCCTACGTGACTTCCCGACGTTCATCCGCACCACTGACGCTGACGATGTGATGCTGACCATCAACATCAAGCAATGCGAGCTCGACGCCCCCGCCGCTGACGGTATCCTCCTCAACACCTACGACGACCTCGAGCGCGCCGCGCTGGACGCCATCCGCGAGCGCCTGCCCAACACCTTCGTCGTCGGGCCCCTCGGCCCAGAGGTCTCGCCGCCATCGTACCTCCCCTTCCTCACCTCGAGCTTGTGGAAGGAGGACGGCCGGTGCATCGCGTGGCTAGACGCgcaggcggcggacggctccgtgATGTACGTCAACTTCGGGAGCATCACGGTCATGACGAGGGACCAGATGGTGGAGTTCGCTCGGGGGCTGGCCGACGCCGGCAGCCCGTTCCTGTGGGTTGTCCGGCCCGACATGGTGCGCGACGGCGGCGATGATGATGGCAAGGTGCCGGTGCCGGATGGGTTCGCGGAGGAGGTCGCGGGACGAGGGCTGATGGTGGGGTGGTGCGACCAGGAGGCGGTGCTGGGCCACCGCGCGACCGGGGGTTTCCTGAGCCACTGCGGTTGGAACTCGACGTTGGAGAGCCTGTGCGCTGGCGTGCCGATGTTGTGTTGGCCCTTCTTCTCAGAGCAGGTGACCAACTGCCGGTACGCGTGCGAGGAGTGGGGTGTGGGCGTCCAGATGCCGCGCGAGGCCGGGCGGGGAAAGGTTGAGGCTGCCGTGAGGGAGCTAATGGGCGATGGGGATAAGGCGGTGGCAATGAGGAGGAAGGCAGCGGAGTGGAAGGAGAAGGCCGTGAGGGCGGTCGCGGCGGGTGGGTCCTCGCAACGGGACCTTGAAAGGTTCGTCGACGAAATTGCGCACGTCAAGGGCTAGAGGACTCATGTCATGCATCTGGTGTGTTCTTGCTTCGATTTGACCTTTGGTGAATGGTTTATGTGAAGATATTGTTTCAACTTGTCTTGTAAACTGCAAATAAACTTTTGGATTCACATTGAACTTGGGGCAATATATAAGTTTTGTTCGGCATAGAAAGTTGGTTCAGGTTCTTCGATGTTAGTCTATTTTAGGACGAGCTTGCAAAGTTTCATGAAATCACGtttgtggaagtcgtggcaaataAAATCAATACTCTGAGAATGCTACTTTCAAAAGTATTTTGGAGCACTGATTTTTTTTTTTCATGACTTCCACAAATGTGATTTTGTGATGaaattttgcaaactcttagaacatttgtcaaccgataaaaaaaattcagatttttttgaacattttgagAATGTGTTTCGAGATACTGTTcatcccgagctcatttgagctcgcgTGTAGAAAGAGACTTTCGCCTTGTGAGGTCCATTTCTCTGTTGACCTGGTTCAATATGGAAGTGCAGCTGAAGTTTGAAGTCTGATACATTCCCCCTCAACCAAAACTTATCTAAAACCAATCATTCACTATCCATCTTGAGTCACACTGCACCTCAAGACGATGGTGGAAAACTTTTCGAAGATCATGCATGCTCCCATTTTCAAGCTTCAGTGTTGACGTTCACCTTTGGTCAGCTGATAGGCCAAGTTGGGCCGAGCGACCAAGAAGCATATGCAAGGCCATCTGGCCCCTGCTGTTTCCAAGAGCTAAAGTTTACTGCACCAAACACCATTTACACACACGCATTCCATTAGCTAGCCGGCTACGGATGGATCATGCGTGCACTCGTTAAAGTTACCCGCATGCGTGTATATATATGCATGCACCCAAATTAGTGTCCTCCTACCATGTACTAGTAAGTGTGAGTGCAACTACCATGGAAAGCAGCTGGGGTGTCGGTGGCGTCGTTTGCCATCTCCAGTGCGAGATCAGCTCCGTCGAGGTCACGGGACTCGGCTGCACCGGTGCGCTCTTCCTCCGGTGCCACGTCCCCGCGGGCGGCGGCAGGACGATCCAGATCGACAGCCAAAGCGCCGAGGCCGAGCGCCGCGCCGGCGACCGATCCACATCGACCGACGTGGTCTCGTGGCGCGACGTGGCGTCGCTGGCGTGCGACGGCTCGCCGGCGTGCGTGCGGGAGCTCGCGGACACGAGGAGCGTGGTGTTCGAGGTgcggaggaggcagaagaagatcATGGGGCGCGCCGGGTCGTCGGAGCTGCTTGGCCGCGCCGAGGTTGCATGGAGGGACGTCGGTGTCCCGGCGGTGGAGCGGCGAGTCGCGCTTGCCGTGTCCGGCCGGAGCAAAGGCGGGGCAGCCCGGAACGATCCCGCGCCGGTGATGTCGGTGAGGATGAGCGTGCGCGTGTTGGAGACGACTGCGCCCGTCCGCCGGAACGTGGACTCGCAGCGGGAGACTTGTGGGTGCGAGTGGAGCGCCGGCGGGAGCGACGATGTGTACGGAGTGGCTGCGTGCGGCATCGCAGATGACGCGGGCGAGTAGTTCGGTGTTCGGGAGTAATCCTAAAATTCCAGAAGTTTATCCCTATCATATTTTCTTCAAGATACCTTCAGGGAAATGACGTAATACCCCATAATGTATAGTATTTGTTTCACGCAATTTATCGAACATCTACAATGCACACGCATATAGTCCACAATCACAAGTTTTTACATTGCGTAAGCAAGCTAGAGATGCCCGTTCCCAAATTCCTGATCAAGTTATAAGAAAtttcacaagtttctacaacaaaAAACTACACTTAAAATATGGGGGTGAAGAACCAACCGGAGGGATGGAGGACATACCTGCAACATTCAGCAGGCCATCACCGTGAAGCGGTGGCGGCAGTGCTAGGAAAACCTTGTTATATCAAGCTTTACATACAAATTAAGCATGAACGAAAAAAAATCCATACTTTATTGCAAAACAAATTTATGCTATCAACTTTTTGTGATCATACATACTTTGGTATGTATGCATAATAACATCAATGCTATAGTTCTTAAAAAAAGTAGCATCATTAAATGTTTGTGGTGTCCATTTTGTGATTGCCTTGAAGAATTTATCTATTTACTGAACCAAAAACCTAGCAAAAAGGACCCCAATATCCAACGAACGTTTGCTGGGAGGGTTGACATTTGCGAATGATTTGATGGCGATTTTTGTTGGCcgagcatggcaattttagttagTGAGCATGCAACTCCGTTGTAGTTCTGTTTTTAGCCAGAATCACCATGCTTGCAAATTAAAATTGCATCCTCACGACAGGTAAAGTTGCCATCAAAATGTTCTTAATTGTCATCCCTCCCACCAAAAACACTATTGCTAAGAAAATGAGATCCAATTCTTTCTATTTTTTGGATTTTTCCTAGGTGTTTTAGAAATTGTTGACTCGGTCAAAATCGGGTGATTCAATTTTATATTGAAGACCTCAATTTACTGTAAAGCCTTCAAACAGGGAGCATAGTGTAtttatagatagatagatactccccccatcccaaaatataagaacgtttttgacactagcatagtataaaaacgttcttatattttggaatggagggagtagattgcACCATTTGGTAGGAACTTTTGAATTTCAGCATGCCTTACATTGTTTGGTGGGAACTTTTTTGAACAAAAAATGTGAGATCATTGCTTACCATTATCATTTCATCATTAGCAGCCCATATACATCAACTATAGATGGCTGATGTCTTAAGTTGTAGAGGTCGAACTTGTGTTCTGTTTGATTtacatcatttttatttttatttttttatcatcTGATTTTGAATTGGATTTTATACATTTCTCTGGTGTATTATATCaataatttattttttattttcacaATTCTTTAATGTTTTTAAGTAAAAACGATCACGAATTAAGAATAAacgttcatgaattcaaaaaagctCATGGATTTAAAACCATGTTAGTAGAATTTAAAAATACTCATGAATATGAAAAATGTTTCCTactttaataaaatgttcatgaatttatttattttttgagaaTTTACTTATATTTCCATCAATTCTAAAAACATGTCCATGaactaaaaaatgttcatgaaatttgtAAAGATGTTCTGAAAGATTTTAAAAATATTTGCAAatttggaaagattctgatatttATTTTTTGGTGAATTTAAGAAATATTTCTGAATTTCGAAA
This region of Triticum aestivum cultivar Chinese Spring chromosome 2D, IWGSC CS RefSeq v2.1, whole genome shotgun sequence genomic DNA includes:
- the LOC123052026 gene encoding UDP-glycosyltransferase 85A2 isoform X2, with amino-acid sequence MAMAPSSKPAKTTPHILLLPYPAQGHVNPFLRLAKAQHARGFHVTFVHTEHNQGRLLRSRGLGAVTGAADGFRFETIPDGLPRSEHDATQDIWALCEATRRACPAHLRELVERLGRTEGVPPVTCVIADGAMGFAVHAAKDMGLPAYLFFTPSACGFLCYLNFDQLVKRGYVPFKDESCFTNGYLDTPVDWITGMISNLRLRDFPTFIRTTDADDVMLTINIKQCELDAPAADGILLNTYDDLERAALDAIRERLPNTFVVGPLGPEVSPPSYLPFLTSSLWKEDGRCIAWLDAQAADGSVMYVNFGSITVMTRDQMVEFARGLADAGSPFLWVVRPDMVRDGGDDDGKVPVPDGFAEEVAGRGLMVGWCDQEAVLGHRATGGFLSHCGWNSTLESLCAGVPMLCWPFFSEQVTNCRYACEEWGVGVQMPREAGRGKVEAAVRELMGDGDKAVAMRRKAAEWKEKAVRAVAAGGSSQRDLERFVDEIAHVKG
- the LOC123052026 gene encoding UDP-glycosyltransferase 85A2 isoform X1 yields the protein MAMAPSSKPAKTTPHILLLPYPAQGHVNPFLRLAKALHARGLHVTFVHTEHNHGRLLRSRGLGAVTGAADGFRFETIPDGLPRSDHDATQDIWALCEATRRACPGHLRELVERLGRTEGVPPVTCVVTDGAMGFAVHAAKEMGLPAYLFFTPSACGFLCYLNFDQLVKRGYVPFKDESCFTNGYLDTPVDWITGMISNLRLRDFPTFIRTTDADDVMLTINIKQCELDAPAADGILLNTYDDLERAALDAIRERLPNTFVVGPLGPEVSPPSYLPFLTSSLWKEDGRCIAWLDAQAADGSVMYVNFGSITVMTRDQMVEFARGLADAGSPFLWVVRPDMVRDGGDDDGKVPVPDGFAEEVAGRGLMVGWCDQEAVLGHRATGGFLSHCGWNSTLESLCAGVPMLCWPFFSEQVTNCRYACEEWGVGVQMPREAGRGKVEAAVRELMGDGDKAVAMRRKAAEWKEKAVRAVAAGGSSQRDLERFVDEIAHVKG
- the LOC123048992 gene encoding uncharacterized protein, which gives rise to MESSWGVGGVVCHLQCEISSVEVTGLGCTGALFLRCHVPAGGGRTIQIDSQSAEAERRAGDRSTSTDVVSWRDVASLACDGSPACVRELADTRSVVFEVRRRQKKIMGRAGSSELLGRAEVAWRDVGVPAVERRVALAVSGRSKGGAARNDPAPVMSVRMSVRVLETTAPVRRNVDSQRETCGCEWSAGGSDDVYGVAACGIADDAGE